The Pleuronectes platessa chromosome 10, fPlePla1.1, whole genome shotgun sequence genome contains a region encoding:
- the pmvk gene encoding phosphomevalonate kinase — MEPPRDSSSDYWRQMEERVFEPKMVLVFSGKRKSGKDYVTDLIKGRLGSDTCCVLRLSGPLKQQYAEEHGLDLDQLLGPGPYKERFRADMIGWGETRRRHDPGFFCRLATRGAWQPVWVVSDARRLSDLQWFLSEFPQQTRSVRVQSSEETRKKRGWSFTADVDDAESECGLDSGIEFDWIISNEADAPSLDEQLQPILRLAEEAASSLHLTRPQQVS, encoded by the exons ATGGAACCGCCGCGGGATTCGAGCAGTGACTACTGGCGACAGATGGAGGAACGAGTCTTCGAACCCAAAATGGTTCTGGTCTTCAGCGGGAAACGGAAGTCCGGAAAAGATTATGTGACGGACCTGATAAAGGGGCG GTTGGGCTCGGACACGTGCTGCGTCCTGCGTCTGTCCGGACCTCTCAAACAACAGTATGCTGAG GAGCACGGACTGGACCTGGACCAGCTGCTGGGCCCTGGTCCTTATAAGGAGCGGTTCCGGGCCGATATGATTGGCTGGGGAGAAACTCGACGACGCCATGACCCTGGATTCTTCTGTCGCCTAGCAACCAGAGGAGCATGGCAGCCAGTCTGG gtgGTGAGTGATGCGCGGCGCCTGTCAGACCTTCAGTGGTTCCTGTCAGAGTTTCCTCAACAAACTCGAAGTGTCAGAGTTCAAAGTTCAGAGGAAACCAGGAAGAAGAGGGGGTGGAGCTTCACTGCAG ATGTTGATGACGCAGAGTCAGAGTGTGGGTTGGACAGTGGCATTGAATTTGATTGGATAATCAGCAATGAGGCCGACGCCCCCTCATTAGATGAGCAGCTGCAGCCAATCCTGAGGCTGGCTGAGGAAGCAGCTTCATCACTGCACCTGACCAGACCCCAGCAGGTGTCCTGA